TGGATTGATCGCGTTGCGTCGATGATGGCTTCTTATGGTAAATCTCATCGTTTGGTGTATTCTGATTTATTGCACCCCGAGCTTTATCAGGGGCAAAAGTGCCTGATTATTGACACGGAATTAGAAATTAAAAATCCAAGTATGTTTGAGTATGTAATGAACTTTGCTAAGAGCAATAATTTAAAAACCTCAAAAGTATGCGAAAAGGTTGAATCGCAGCTAGGCGCCTAATTGCACTAAAACAAGGCTTACTAGACCACCGAGGGCAAGAAATGGGCCGAATGCCATTTCTTGTTGCCAGGTCTGCTTTTTCATAAGCATGAGGCCCAGAGAAACAGCCAAGCTGCTAACCGCCGCAATAACGATAACTTGGGGGAGTGCCATGACACCCAGCCATGCGCCGAGCGCAGCGGCTAATTTAAAATCACCAAATCCCATACCGTGCCTTCCGGTGAGTAAGTGGTGGATTTGATAGAGAGTCCATAAGCTCATATAGCCTATGGCCGCGCCAAGGATGGCATCTTGTGGGCTGGCAAAGGTTCCCGTGCTGTTAATCAATAAACCTAGCCACATGAGTGGAAGGCTCAGGTTGTCTAAAATGAGTTTGTGCTCAAAATCAATAATGCTGATGGTGAGCAGCCAAAGCGCAAGCAGTGCTGTTAACCAGGCTTCGAGGGTTTGTCCCAGCAGCGCGAAACAGCTTAAAACAAGAAGGCCGCTACTTATTTCTATCAAGGGATAGCGCTTGGAAATAGGTGTTTGGCAAATGTGGCAACGCCCTTTAGAAAGCAACCAGCTTAATAGAGGAATTAATCGTGTCCAGGGTATTTCGGTTTTACATTGAGGGCATTTAGACCCGCCTAGGCTTATGGCTTTAAGTTGCTCACGGCCATCCAACTCCATAATCCGTGGCAGCCTCCAACTTAGCATGGAAATGAAACTGCCGATCACTAAGCCGAATAACGTAACGCTGATTAAAAACAAGCTATTGCTCACTGTAGATCACACAGTTTCTGTCATTTTCCCAGATGGTAATTCGG
The nucleotide sequence above comes from Thiomicrospira sp. R3. Encoded proteins:
- a CDS encoding A24 family peptidase, with translation MSNSLFLISVTLFGLVIGSFISMLSWRLPRIMELDGREQLKAISLGGSKCPQCKTEIPWTRLIPLLSWLLSKGRCHICQTPISKRYPLIEISSGLLVLSCFALLGQTLEAWLTALLALWLLTISIIDFEHKLILDNLSLPLMWLGLLINSTGTFASPQDAILGAAIGYMSLWTLYQIHHLLTGRHGMGFGDFKLAAALGAWLGVMALPQVIVIAAVSSLAVSLGLMLMKKQTWQQEMAFGPFLALGGLVSLVLVQLGA
- a CDS encoding DUF3579 domain-containing protein, which gives rise to MTVHCKYIIEGVTEDGRKFRPSDWIDRVASMMASYGKSHRLVYSDLLHPELYQGQKCLIIDTELEIKNPSMFEYVMNFAKSNNLKTSKVCEKVESQLGA